The following are from one region of the Salvia splendens isolate huo1 chromosome 2, SspV2, whole genome shotgun sequence genome:
- the LOC121785046 gene encoding mRNA-capping enzyme-like: MIASMDLNASPEPEEDEVFPAPQSEEDSAQEEHIEYNEHFDQEQSGASVARREREERTLRMRRQHPNDRPSNGYQSSQHADGYQAKRQKPNSRLPPGWLDCPAYGHEILGFLIPSKVPLGEAFNEEIPPGKRYSFKQVVHQQRVLNRKIGLVIDLTNSDRYYDRKNWTDEGIKHVKIRCKGRDSVPENEDVNQFVYEVQQFLARQRQPKKHILVHCTHGHNRTGYMIAHYLMRTMPISVTQAIKTFSEARPPGIYKPDYIDALYNFYHEKKPEMVVCPPTPEWKRSSELDLNGDAMPDDDDDGVEGPTVLPDETNETRTTLTNDDVLGDKIPIDQEVVMRQFVYQSLKMPGWVRGSSRFPGSHPVSLDRENLQRLRQRYYYATWKADGTRYMMLITMDGCYLIDRNFSFRRVQMRFPCRHTNEKGGSEKMYHHFTLLDGEMVIDTMPDTHKQERRYLVYDMMVCNQECIVELPFYERWKMVEKEIIEPRNFERQHIYKSQNPYYRYELEPFRVRRKDFWLLSTVTKLLKGFIPNLSHEADGLIFQGWDDPYVTLTHNGLLKWKYPEMNSVDFLFEIVESRQLLYLHEHGKKKLMDNRVVFPDDPDVSIYNGKIIECKWNSEEKVWVCMRVRVDKGTPNDFRTYTKVMKSITDNITEDVLLNEIKEIIRLPMYSDRIQSESQGHNASRRR; this comes from the exons ATGATTGCCAGCATGGACTTAAATGCCTCCCCTGAACCAGAAGAAGATGAGGTTTTTCCTGCACCACAGTCGGAAGAAGATAGTGCGCAGGAAGAACATATTGAATACAATGAACATTTTGACCAGGAGCAGAGTGGTGCTTCAGTTGCACGCCGG GAACGTGAGGAAAGGACCCTAAGGATGCGCAGACAGCATCCCAATGACAGACCATCTAATGGATATCAGTCAAGTCAGCATGCTGATGGATATCAAGCTAAAAGGCAGAAACCTAATAGTAGACTTCCTCCAG GTTGGTTAGACTGCCCTGCATATGGACATGAGATATTAGGGTTTCTGATCCCGTCAAAAGTTCCTCTAGGTGAAGCATTCAATGAAGAAATTCCACCTGGTAAAAGATACTCATTTAAGCAGGTGGTCCATCAACAAAGAGTTTTAAATCGAAAG ATAGGTTTGGTGATTGATTTGACCAATTCAGATAGATACTATGATCGCAAGAACTGGACTGATGAAGGTATCAAGCATGTCAAG ATTCGATGCAAGGGGCGTGATTCCGTGCCTGAGAATGAGGACGTAAATCAGTTTGTTTATGAG GTCCAACAATTCCTGGCTCGGCAAAGGCAACCGAAAAAGCATATTCTTGTTCACTGCACACATGGGCATAATCGTACAGGATATATGATCGCCCACTATCTCATGCGTACAATGCCTATATCCGTTACTCAG GCAATCAAGACATTTTCCGAAGCACGTCCACCAGGAATTTACAAACCAGATTACATTGATGCCTTGTATAATTTTTATCATGAGAAGAAACCAGAGATGGTTGTTTGCCCTCCAACCCCAGAGTGGAAAAGATCTTCTGAACTGGATCTGAATGGTGACGCAATGccagatgatgatgatgatggtgtTGAAGGCCCTACAGTTCTTCCAGAT GAGACTAATGAGACACGGACAACACTGACAAATGATGACGTTCTGGGAGATAAAATTCCTATTGACCAAGAAGTAGTGATGCGGCAATTCGTCTACCAGTCCCTGAAGATGCCTGGATGG GTTAGAGGATCTTCACGATTTCCTGGTTCACATCCAGTTTCTCTCGACAG GGAGAACTTACAACGGTTAAGGCAACGTTACTATTACGCAACATGGAAAGCTGATGGTACTAGATACATGATGCTTATCACTATGGATGGCTGTTATTTGATAGATAGGAATTTTAGCTTTCGCAGAGTCCAAATGCGATTCCCTTGCAGGCACACTAATGAA AAGGGAGGGTCTGAGAAAATGTATCATCATTTTACTTTACTTGATGGGGAGATGGTAATTGATACGATGCCTGATACACATAAGCAAGAAAGAAGATACCTTGTCTATGATATGATGGTTTGTAATCAGGAATGCATTGTAGAG CTGCCATTTTATGAACGCTGGAAAATGGTTGAGAAGGAAATCATTGAGCCTCGGAATTTTGAGAgacaacacatatataaaaGCCAAAACCCCTACTATAGATATGAATTGGAGCCTTTTAGG GTAAGGAGGAAAGATTTTTGGCTTCTTTCTACTGTGACAAAGCTGTTGAAGGGGTTTATTCCGAATCTTTCCCACGAAGCAGATGGTCTTATTTTCCAG GGCTGGGATGATCCTTATGTTACACTGACGCACAATGGTCTCTTAAAGTGGAAGTATCCCGAAATGAATTCAGTGGACTTTCTCTTTGAG ATTGTTGAAAGTCGCCAGCTACTCTATCTCCATGAGCACGGGAAGAAGAAATTGATGGACAATAGGGTTGTCTTTCCTG ATGATCCTGATGTATCAATATATAATGGTAAAATTATTGAGTGTAAGTGGAACTCTGAGGAAAAAGTGTGGGTTTGTATGAGGGTCAGGGTGGACAAAGGGACCCCGAATGATTTCAGAACATACACTAAG GTCATGAAAAGTATCACGGACAACATCACTGAAGATGTATTGTTGAACGAGATCAAAGAGATCATCCGCCTTCCGATGTACTCTGATAGGATACAGAGTGAAAGCCAAGGGCACAATGCATCACGCCGTAGGTGA
- the LOC121761553 gene encoding uncharacterized protein LOC121761553 produces MNFRSMEEFWPFYMNQHSKPATRRWHFAGTVCSFVCLIYSLLFNLWFLIFVPLLRNGLSCYSHFFVEGNLPTSFRHPIWSLFCDLKMFGLMLTGQMDREMKRLGKRPVLQAY; encoded by the coding sequence ATGAATTTCAGGAGCATGGAGGAATTCTGGCCCTTCTACATGAACCAGCACTCAAAACCAGCAACTAGGCGCTGGCATTTTGCAGGCACAGTATGCAGCTTTGTGTGCTTGATATACTCATTGCTCTTCAATCTGTGGTTCTTGATTTTTGTGCCCTTGTTGAGGAATGGGTTGAGTTGCTACAGCCATTTCTTTGTTGAAGGGAATCTTCCCACATCATTTAGGCACCCAATTTGGTCTCTGTTTTGTGATTTGAAGATGTTTGGGCTGATGCTTACTGGCCAGATggatagagagatgaagaggcTTGGTAAAAGGCCTGTCTTGCAAGCATATTGA
- the LOC121785036 gene encoding acetyl-coenzyme A carboxylase carboxyl transferase subunit alpha, chloroplastic-like translates to MASMAQSPALLAGNLASKPTASDLLGSLCNGICDVPLKALGRSRLGAKRRDFSIVAKVKKGKKHEYPWPEDPDLNVKGGVLSHLSPFKPLKEKPKPVTLDFEKPLMDLQKKIVDVQKMANETGLDFSDQIISLENKYHQALKDLYTHLTPIQRVNIARHPNRPTFLDHIFNITETFVELHGDRAGYDDPAIVTGLGTINGRSYMFMGHQKGRNTKENIQRNFGMPTPHGYRKALRMMYYADHHGFPIVTFIDTPGAYADLKSEELGQGEAIAFNLRTMFGLKVPIVSIVIGEGGSGGALAIGCANKLLMLENAVFYVASPEACAAILWKTAKASPKAAEKLKITATELIKLQICDGAIPEPLGGGHTDPHWTSQQIKTAIIESMDELVKMDTETLLKHRAQKFRKMGTLEVGGFQEGIPVDPIRKVNMKKKEDPIVPISMTSESELRDEVEKLKHQVLEASKSSGTAARPQRGLKEMMEKLEIEIDYEYDEAVKALGMEDKFLTLREEAAKGRNLPALDEKIEQLKGELAKNLPFAPNYNSLISKIEMLKELSKSGTNKDELKIEINKRFGEFMNRPDVKLKVETLKAEIANLGLGASDLDSNLEIKEKVMQLNGELESEFKTVLKSLGLQVVPRNQDAALEKINAFNEEVHMIIDDVVNSSDLKERIELLKAEMEILGNSPDEDSKAKILSLVAEMKQTIEDAITFPELKEKHERLTAEILESSNGSLNQEEEEDSQIKVNQDTNHRTFV, encoded by the exons ATGGCTAGCATGGCACAATCTCCAGCGTTGTTAGCTGGGAACTTGGCCTCGAAACCTACTGCTTCAGATCTTCTTGGGAGTTTGTGTAATGGCATTTGTGATGTACCCCTCAAGGCCCTTGGAAGATCCCGTCTTGGAGCGAAAAGAAGAGACTTTTCCATAGTGGCAAAGGTTAAGAAAGGGAAGAAGCACGAATATCCATGGCCAGAAGATCCCGATCTCAATGTGAAGGGTGGAGTGCTTAGCCACCTCTCACCTTTCAAGCCTTTGAAAGAGAAACCAAAACCAGTGACTTTGGATTTTGAGAAACCTCTCATGGATTTGCAAAAGAAAATAGTTGAT GTGCAAAAGATGGCAAATGAAACTGGTCTGGATTTCAGTGATCAGATTATCTCACTGGAGAACAAATACCATCAG GCTCTGAAAGACCTATACACTCATTTGACTCCTATACAACGTGTGAACATTGCAAGGCATCCGAACAGACCAACATTCCTTGATCATATCTTCAACATCACAGAGACG TTTGTGGAGCTCCATGGTGATCGAGCTGGATATGATGATCCTGCCATCGTCACCGGACTTGGTACAATTAACGGCAGAAGCTACATGTTCATGGGTCATCAGAAGGGCAGGAACACGAAAGAGAATATCCAGAGGAACTTTGGGATGCCCACTCCTCATGG CTATAGAAAGGCACTGCGGATGATGTACTATGCAGATCATCATGGATTTCCTATTGTCACTTTCATTGACACTCCCGGGGCTTATGCTGATCTCAAGTCTGAGGAATTGGGCCAA GGAGAAGCCATTGCATTTAATTTGAGGACCATGTTTGGTTTGAAAGTACCAATTGTGTCAATTGTCATCGGTGAAGGAGGCTCGGGTGGAGCTCTGGCCATTGGTTGTGCTAACAAGCTTTTAATGCTTGAAAATGCAGTTTTCTATGTCGCCAG TCCTGAAGCATGTGCTGCCATCTTATGGAAGACAGCAAAAGCTTCTCCAAAG GCTGCTGAGAAGCTAAAAATTACAGCTACAGAGCTCATTAAGCTACAAATTTGTGATGGTGCCATCCCT GAACCTCTCGGCGGTGGACATACGGATCCGCATTGGACTtctcaacaaattaaaactgCAATTATTGAATCAATGGAT GAACTCGTGAAAATGGATACCGAAACTTTATTAAAGCATCGGGCTCAGAAGTTCCGTAAAATGGGTACACTTGAGGTTGGTGGATTCCAAGAAGGAATCCCGGTTGATCCAATTAGAAAAGTCAACATGAAAAAGAAGGAAGATCCTATAGTCCCAATCAGCATGACTTCTGAATCGGAGTTGAGGGACGAGGTTGAAAAGCTGAAACATCAGGTATTGGAAGCTAGTAAGTCATCCGGAACAGCAGCACGCCCACAGAGGGGTTTGAAAGAGATGATGGAAAAGTTGGAGATAGAGATCGACTATGAATACGATGAAGCTGTAAAAGCTCTGGGTATGGAGGACAAGTTTTTGACCCTGAGAGAAGAAGCTGCAAAGGGGAGAAATCTACCTGCTTTGGATGAAAAGATTGAACAGCTAAAGGGTGAACTTGCCAAAAATCTCCCTTTTGCTCCCAATTACAACAGCCTGATATCGAAGATTGAAATGCTGAAAGAGTTATCCAAGTCGGGCACCAACAAAGATGAACTGAAAATCGAAATTAATAAGAGATTTGGTGAGTTCATGAATCGGCCTGATGTGAAACTCAAGGTTGAGACGCTCAAGGCTGAAATTGCAAATTTAGGATTAGGAGCGTCAGATCTCGATTCCAATCTGGAGATAAAGGAGAAGGTCATGCAATTGAATGGAGAGTTGGAGTCAGAATTTAAGACTGTTCTTAAATCCCTGGGGCTGCAGGTGGTTCCTAGAAACCAAGACGCCGCCTTGGAAAAGATAAATGCCTTCAATGAAGAAGTCCACATGATTATCGATGATGTTGTCAATTCATCAGATTTGAAAGAAAGGATCGAGCTGCTGAAGGCAGAGATGGAGATACTTGGGAACTCACCAGACGAAGACTCCAAAGCTAAGATTCTATCTTTGGTTGCAGAAATGAAGCAAACTATCGAGGACGCCATAACTTTTCCAGAATTGAAAGAAAAGCACGAAAGACTCACAGCTGAGATATTAGAATCTTCAAATGGGAGTCTTAAtcaagaggaggaagaagattcTCAAATAAAAGTAAACCAGGACACCAATCACCGTACCTTCGTCTGA